In Alphaproteobacteria bacterium, the sequence GCGGGCGCCTTGTTCGGTCAGCAGGTCCGGCGGGCTGTCGCCGGCGAAATAATCCCTGACGATGACACGATCGCCATTCCCACCGACCAGCAGCAGGTCCTGCCCGTCGCGCTCGAACTGCGCCGACAGCAGGAAGGTTCCGCCCGGGCTATGTGGGCCCCCGGTAATGACGAGCTGTTGGCTGCCCGCGGCATCGATGACCAGCGAGAATGGCGCCGGGGCGGGCGCCGGGGACGGCGCCGGCGTCAAACCCAGGCCGGGGCTCTCTGCGATGGCCTTCGCCAAAACTTCGTTGGCCCATTCGCGGTGAACGACAGACACGTTCAGAACCTACGTTCAGGGTTGCCCGCGGGCCAGCCTGCGGCGAGGCAACGATCGGACCTTGTCGGCGAGCGCTGAAATTCAGCTGAGTGCAGCACCGGACCCCCAAAATCACAGGACAAGAACTTCGCCCTTTTTTTCGCGACCGACGCCGCTCAACATACAACATGAAGCGCTTTGAAATCAACTGAGTAGCATATGTTGTAGGATGGCCTTGGCAGCCGGCAACGGCAAAGCCGGCCCAAGGTCGTTTCCCGGGGCCGCCGGACGATGTGGGAGACCTGGCGGGCTAGTGGAACGAGCCGCCGATCAGGTCGCGGGCGATGATCAGGCGCTGGATTTCGCTGGCACCCTCGCCGATGCGGCGGATGCGCATCTCGCGGTACCAGCGTTCGAAGGGGAAATCCTTGGTCACGCCGTAGCCGCCATGGATTTGTATGACGCGATCGACCACCCGGCTGCCGGCCTCGGTGGCGGCCAGTTTGGCCATCGCCGCCTCGGCCCGGAAGGGCTCGCCCCGCTCCGCCTTGTGGGCGGCGGCCAGGGTCAGCCAGCGTGAGGTGCGGATATCGAGCTCGTTGTCGATAATCATGTTCTGGATGGTCTGGCGGGTGGCCAGCAGATCGCCGAAGGTCTCGCGGATCTTGACGTATTCGATAGCCATATCCTGGGCCCGCTGGGCCACGCCGACACAGTTGGCGGCGTAGGGGATGCGGTTTTCGGTGAGGCGCTCGTTGGCGATGCCGAAGCCGCCGTCGACCTCGCCCAGCACGTTGGCCGCGGGCACCCGCATGTCCTCGAACTGCAATTCGGTGCCGTAGTAGGTGGAGCGCAGCGTGTGCACGACGCGGCGCACATGAAAGCCCGGCGTGTCGCTGTCGACGATGAAGCAAGTCACGCCGGCCCGACCCTTGTCCGGATTTGTGCGGGCGAAGACCAGGCCGAAATCGCCCTTGTCGGCGCCTGAGATGAAGATCTTCTGGCCGTTGATCAGCCAGTCGTCGCCGTCGGGCACCGCCCGGGTGCGGATGGCGCGGGCCGGGTCGGAGCCACCCGAGGGCTCGGTGAGGGCGAAAAAACCATGTTTTTCGCCGCGCAGCACGGGCCAGAGATAACGCTCCTTCTGCTCCTCGGAGGCGTCGTAGAGCTGGGCCAGGCCCATGCCGCCGAAGACGCCGTAACAGGGCGCGTAGAGCCCGGCGCGGTGCTGAGCCAACTCGAACGCCAGCAATGTCCGGGTCACCAGGTCGAGGCCCGAGCCGCCGTATTCCTCGGGCACGTCCATGTTATGAAGCCCCATCTCCTGGGTCAGGCCGACCAGGCGCTGGAAATCCGCTTCCGCCAGCTCGCCGGCGTCCGGGTCCATTTGCGCTTCCAAGGGATCGATTTCCTGGCGCACGAAGCGGCGCACCTGTTCGACCAGCAGGCGCTGTTCGTCGGAAAGCTCCAGATCCATGTGTTGTCTCCTAGCCCAGGCTCAAACGGCCGATGCGCCGCGGCCGGTGGCTCTCGTTGCCGGCCGGCAGCGCGCCGTGGTCGGCGACATGCACCCCCAACAGCTCTTCCCAGCGGCTCATGTACTGGTGGTTGACCTCGAGGCGAAAGCGAAAGCCTTTGCCGCGCGCCGCCAGTTGCTCGCGCAACTCGCCCTGCAAACCCCACAGACTGCGGCCGCCGGCATAGCCGATGTAGACCACTTGGCCCTCGCCGTCGGCGATCTGGTAGACGCCGAGATGGCCTCTCAATTCCTCGACCCCCTCGGCGCTCAGCGCCCGCCAGGGTTTTTCCAGACGTACCGCCACCGCCGGCGCCCTCCCCTACAGGCCTGAGAAATTCGCCTGCCGGCGTTCCATGCGCGCCGCCACCCCTTCGCGGGCATCGTCGCTGGTGCTGACCTGGCGCACCGTGGCGTTGAGATCGTCATAGGGCGTGGCATCGCGAAAGGCCATCTGCCGCACCAGGGTCTCTTTCATGATGCGCAGCGACATGGGCGCGTTGGCCGCCAGGCGGTCGATGATTTGCTGCGCCACGGCCGCCAATTCGGCGGCCGGGGCGACGCGGGCGATGATGCCTAAGTCGAACATGCGGCGGGCCGGCAAGGGATCGCCCAACAGCAGGATCTCGCGGGTGGCCACCGGCCCCGCCACCTCCATCAGTTTCTTGGCCAGGAACCAAGTCGGCGCCAGGCCGATCTGGGCCAGCGACATGCCGAAGATGGCCTCATCGCTGGCCACCACGAAATCGCAATGCAGAGCCAGCTCGTTGCCGCCGGCGATGGCCGGCCCGTGCACCACTGCCACCACCGGCAGGGGGAAGACCTCGACCGCGCGCAGCATGGTTTCGATCTCGGTGGTCTCGCCGAAAGCGTCTTGGCGCTGCGTCAGATCCATGCCGGAGCAAAAGGAAGGGCCGTTGCCGCGCAACACGGCGACCCGTTCGTGCTGCGCCGGATTGGGCGGAAAGGCCGCGATCAAGCCATCGATGGTCTCGCCGTCCAGGGCGTTCCGCCGCTCCGGACGGTTCAGCGTCACCGTCCGTACCGGACCCTCCACATCCACCAGAACCTTGCTCATGCCGCGCTCCCGTCGATCTTTGCTGGTTGCCAAGAGGCGACTATAGCAAAGCCGGTGAGAAATGCGGCCTAGTGGTGCGAACCAAACAGAAGAGACCTTCTGTTTGGTGTCTTGCGCACCACGATTCTTAAGAATCTAGTGGCCTTTCGATTCTACCGGATGGGCACCATCCGTTAGAATCGGACCACTAGGGCCCCGATGGTTTTTGCGACGGCACTTCACACAACGCAGCGATCAAATTACCACGAGCATCGTGGGCCCCGCACCTCTGCGCAGGTCTCCCGCAGGCTGACAACATGAGCAAACCCCCATTTCCCAGATGAACTCGTTAATCGATGCCCTGAGATGGAGATTATGCTATCATTTTAGTAGAGTATCAACCTCGTGGATGCACGCGCAAACGCCCTGAGTTCACTCACCCGCTGGCAGTTCGGCCCTGACTGGCCCGGACACCGTTGCGGTGCCAAGACACGGCGCGGGACTGCCTGTCTGAAACCTGCCCTCAGTGGCAAGAACCGTTGCCAGTTACATGGCGGCAAGAGCACCGGTGTTAAGGGTGCGCATAATGGCAATTTCCGGCATGGCGAATACACCGCAAAACGACGAGGGCACAAGCAAAGGCACGCATAACGGATCCCCCCAACCTGGATATCTGCCGCCACCAATGCAAAACATAGGCGCGCAGTCGGCGCCGGCAAAGAGTTTTCACAAGATCCTCACCACCCTCGTCGATGGCGACAATACCCCCGGCCTTGCTCGGCGTTGGAAGTTTCCCGATATTTCTCGAAATAAGTTGAGAGTGCCGTAGCGGTTCGTGTAGTTTCCCCTGCGCCGGCCCAGCCCAATTCCGGCAAGGTTCTTCAAGAGGCCCGAAATCCAGTGAAAAATTGTGATGCTTGGCGGCGCGCCGTGACGCGCCTGCTTCTCGTGGTTTGCCTTTCCGCCCCAGCCGCCGCTTGCGACAGCATTCGGAATATTTCGTCCTCTCCCGTGTTTGGCGGAAGTTCGGCACCGGGCCCCGTACCGCGTGACGGCCAAGGCCGGCCGATTCTGCCTCCGCAGGTGAAAGCCAAATCAGGCTCGGGTTAAGAATCCGGAATCTGGCCTTGATTTGGGGAATGGGAGGTAGAACCTTCCCCCTGCTCTGTCCCCCGAGCCCGCCTCAACGAAAGCGGGCCAGCAGACCGCCGCCACGGCGCAGCAGGTCGCTGCCGAGGCGCTGCAGGAAGCCGTTTATGGCGCGGCCCTGAAGGGCCCGGCCGCGGCGTTCGTAAAAGCCGTGGTCGATGTCGCCGGAATGCGTGCGACGCAGGTTGGCGATATGGGTCTCGACGGCTTGGATCTCGGTAGCAGTCATCGGTCGTCTCCTTGTTCAATTGAAAATTTCTCAGTCACGGACAGTTCAGCATCGGCTGCAAATCCGCTATTTCACCTAGATAATTACGATGTGACTGCTTGACAAACGACGATTTTTCACTAAACTGATGAAAAAATTTCATCATTTGGAAACTCCATGCAACGCCTGCCGCCGCTCAACGCCGTGCGCGTCTTCGAGGCCGCCGCCCGCCACGAAAGCTTCCATGCCGCGGCTGCCGAGCTCAACGTCACGCCATCGGCCGTGAGCCACGCGATCAAAAGCCTGGAAGAATTTTTCGGCCAAATGCTGTTTCGCCGCGCCCATCGCCAGGTCAGCCTGAGCCGGGCCGGTGCGGCCTACCTGCCGGCGGTTCAAGAAGCGCTGCAGGCGCTAAGCCGGGCCGGCGCCGCGCTGGCCCGGGAGAACAGCGCCGGAGCCCTGACGCTGAGCGTCTCGCCCTCCTTCGCCGTGGGTTGGCTGGTGCCCCGGCTCAGCGGCTTCCAGCTTCGCCATCCCCAATACGAGGTGCGGCTGAGCGCCGCCATCGAGCTCATCGATTTCTCCGTCGCTGACATGGATGCCGCCGTGCGTACCGGCTCAGGCCACTGGCCGGGCCTGATCAGCCACCGGCTGATGACGGAGGAGCCGGTGCCGGTTTGCAGCCCGGCGCTGCTCACGGGGCCCGAGGCCCTGAGCCGGCCCGAGGACCTCGAACACGCCACCCTGCTGCACGACCTGCCCCGGCTCGGACTATGGCAGAGCTGGCTCAGCGCCGCCGGCGTGGCCCACCCCGACCCGGTGGCCGGGCCCAAGTTCCAGACCGCCGCCATCACCGTCGAGTCCGCCGCCGGCGGCCTCGGCGTGGCGCTGAGCAACCGCAGTTTCGTTGCTGAGGCGTTGCGGCTCGGCCGTCTGGCCATCCCCTTCGACATCACCGTCGGTAGCCAGACCACGCATTACCTGGTCTATCCCGAAGAACGCGCCGAGGAGCCCCGCATCATCGCCTTCCGCGACTGGCTGCTGGTCGAGGCGCGGGGCGAGGACGCGGCCGAAGTGGTGGCTTAGTCCTCGTCGATGGCGACGATCCCGCGGGCCAAAAGGTCGGCGATTTCGGACTCTCCGAGCCCCAGATCGCCGAGCACCTCGCGGCTACCCTGGCCGACACGGGGCGGCTCGTGGCGCAAGCCAAAATCGTGCTCTCCCAGACGCACGGGGATCTTAGGCAGCCGTGTGGTGCGGCCGTCGGCCAGGCGGGTCTCGACCAGACCGCCGCCTTCCACCAGTTGCGGGTCGTCGTAGAGGTCCTGCGGCCGATTGACCGGTGCAAACGGTATGCCGGCGGTGTCGCAGGCCGCCACGACTTCGTTCAGCGCCAGGCTGCCGATGCGGGCCTGGATCTTCTGCAGCACTTCGGCGCGCCGGGCCAGGCGGCCTTCGTTGCTGGCCAAACCGGCATCGCCGGCAAGTTCATCGAGCCCCAGGTGCCGGCAAAACGGCGCCCACTGGCGCTCGCTGACGATGCCGACGAAGAACTGCGCGCCGTCGCGCGTCTCGAAGAGATCATAGACCGCCCAGGGGCCGTCGCCCTCGGGCATCGGCGGCAACTCGCGCTGGGCGATGGCGGCGGTGGCCATGTGCTGGCCCACGAGGAACGCCGTGGCCTCAAAGAGCGCCGCCGTGACGTTCTGGCCCTGGCCGCTTTCGCGCCGTTCGTAAAGTGCGGCCAAAATTCCCAGGGCGCCGTAGCTGCCGCCCATGATGTCGCTGACCGAGGCGCCGGCGCGCAGCGGCCGGCCGCGAGGCCCGGTCATGTAGGCCAGGCCGCCCATCATCTGCACCAGGTTGTCGAGGCTGGGGCGGTGCTCGTAAGGGCCGGGCATGAAGCCTTTTAGCGAGCAGTAGATGAGCCCGGGATTGAGGGCGGCGCAGGCATCATAACCAAACCCCAGGCGCTCGACGGCGCCGGGGCCGAAGTTCTCTATGAAAACATCGGCCTCGGCGATGGCACGGCGCAGGATGGCCTTGCCGTCCTCGCTCTTGAGATCGATTGCCAAACTGCGTTTGTTGCGATTGAAGAAATGAAAGAGCCCGACGCCGAAGCCGCCCAAACGGCGGGTGTCGTCGCCATCGGGCACTTTCTCGATCTTGACCACGTCCGCGCCCATGTCGGCCAGCACCAGGCCGCAGGTCGAGCCCATGACGACGTGGCCAAGCTCGATCACCCGGATGCCGGCCAGCGGTAATGGATCCGTCATGCCGCTACTGCCCGTTGAGGGAAATCGAGGCCTGGTAGACGTACCGGTCGCCACGAAAAAAAAGGTGCGTCACCGCCACCGCGGCATCGCCGGCGACGCGGTAGACGTTCTCGATGAAATAGAGCGGATCGCCGAAGTCGACTTCGAGGATCTCGGCCAGGTCGCGGTCCGCCACCGCCGCCTCGACGGTCTGGTCCATGCGCTCGAGCCCGAGGCCCAGGTCGTCGCGCATGACGTCGACGAAGTTGCGGTTGCCGGCCATGGTCTCGTTCGTGACCCCGGCGAAGCGTTCCGGCGCACCGTAGTTGACATGGTAGGAAAGCGGCCGGCCCTCCAGGCGGCGGCGCCGACGCATGGACCAGAGCGGGGCCTCCGGCGCCAGGCCCAGCGTTCGGGCCACGGCGGTCGGGCCCGGTGCCCGGCTTACCTCCATCACGCTTTGCTCGATGGGCAGGCTGGTACTGCCGGCCGAGTCCAGCCAGTCGCGGAAATTGCCCGAGACGGCAATGGCCACGCGGTGATCTTCGGGCCTCGGATTGACCACCGTGCCCAGGCCGCGCCGCCCGGTGATCCAGCCCTCGTGGGCCAGGATCGAAAGGGCCCGGCGGATGGTGATGTTGCTGACGCTGAACTGGCGCTCGAGCTCGTTGGCCGGCGGCATGACGCAGCCCTGGCGATAGAGGCCGTCGCGCAAGCGCCGGCGCAGCGTCTCGGCCACCTGGCGGTACTGGGGGATGGTCTGGCTGCTGGTCATGCCCCCAGGAACCGTTCCTCGGCCAGGCCGTCGGAAGCCTGGTGGGCGGGGATGCCGCGCTGGTCGGCACGGTCGAGGATTTGCAGGCAGGTCTGGCGGATGGCCCGCACCTTGTCGATGACCTCGGCCTTTTCCAGGCGGTACCACTCGGCCTCGCAACTGATCAGGCCGCCGCCGTTGGCGACGTAGTCGGGCAGGTAGACGATGCCGCGCCGGGCCAGCTCGAGGCCGTGGCGGTCCTCGTCGAGCTGGTTGTTGGCGGCCCCGGCGATGACCCGGGCCTTGAGGCGCGGCACGGTGTCGTCATTGAGAACGGCACCGCCGGCACAGGGCGCGAAGACCTCGGCGTCGACGTCGTAGACAGCCTCGGGCGCCACCATGTCGGCGCCGAATTCATCGACCGCACGTTGGGCGTTGGAGGTGACGACGTCCGCCACCGTCAGCTTGGCACCGGCATCAAAAAGCAGCCGGCAAAGATTGAAGCCCACGTTGCCGACGCCCTGCACGGCCACATGCAGGCCGCCGAGATCGGCCGAGCCCAAGGCGCGCTCGGCGCCGGCGCTGATCGACTGGAAGACGCCCAGCGCCGTCAGCGGCGCCGGGCCGCCGTAGCCGCCGTCCTCCTCGCGCAGGCAGGTGACGCACTCGGTCTGCGTCTTGATCTCGGCCATATCGAAGGGACTGGTGCCGATGTCCTCACCGGTGATGTAGCGCCCCCCCAAAGTGTCGATCCAGCGTCCCATGGCATGCAGCAACTCAGGCGTCTTCTGCGTCGGCGCATCGGCGATGATCACCGATTTGCCGCCGCCCAGTTTGACCTTGGCCATGGCCGCCTTGTAGGTCATGCCCTTGGAAAGCCGCAGCACGTCGCGGATGGCCTCGGCCTCGCTGGCGTAGGGCCAAATGCGGCAACCGCCCAGCGCCGGGCCCAGGTTGGTGTTGTGGATGGCGATGATGGCGCGCAAACCGGCGTCGGGCTGGTTGACGAACAGCAGGCGCTCGTGGCCGTCGTATTCGGCTGCTTCGAAGACGCTCATGCCACACCCCCTTCGATATCGATCATCTTGCCCGGGTTCATGAAATTGGTCGGGTCCAGGGCAAGCTTCAGTTGCCGCATGACATCGACGGCGGGGCCCAGTTCCTCCACCAAAAAGTCTTTCTTGCCCAGCCCAATGCCGTGCTCGCCGGTGCAGGTGCCGTCCATGGCCAGGGCGCGTCTGATCATGCGCTCGTTGTATTCCTCGGCCTCCTTGATCTCCGCCTCATTCGTCATGTCGAGTACGAAGATGAGATGAAAATTGCCGTCGCCGACGTGGCCCAGCATGGGTACCGGCAGGGAACAGGTCTCCAGATCCTTACGCGTCTCGGTCATGCACTCGGTGAGGCGCGAGAGCGGCACGCAGATGTCGGTGCCCCATAGCTCACAGCCTTCGCGCAGCGCCTTGGCGGCATAGGCCGAATCGTGACGCGCCTGCCACAACCGGTTGCGCTCCTCGTGATCGCTGGTCCAGCGGAACTCGCCGCCGCCCTGGTCGTCGGCGATCGCCCGCATCATCTCGATCTGCTCCTCGACGCCGCGCTTGGTGCCGTCGAATTCCATGAACAGCGTCGGCTCGGCGGCATAGTCGAAGCCCGAATAGGCGTTGACGGCGGCCATCATGACGGCGTCCATCAGCTCGCAGCGCGCGATGGGGATGCCCGACTGGATGGCCGTAACCACCGAATCGACGGCCGCCTCGACGCTGGGAAAGGCCACCACGGCGGCGGACGTGGCCTCGGGAATGCCGTGCAGCTTGAGCGTCACCTCGGTGATGACGCCAAGAATGCCTTCCGAGCCGACATAAAGGTGCGTGAGATCGAGCCCGGCCGCCGTCTTCTTGGCTCGGCGCGCGGTTTCAATGACACGGCCGTCGGGCAGCACGACTTTCACGGCCAGTACGTTGTCCTTCATGGTGCCGTAGCGCACGGCATTGGTGCCCGAGGCCCGGGTCGCCGTCATGCCGCCCAGCGAGGCGTCGGCACCGGGATCGACGGGAAAGAAAAGTCCGGTGTCGCGGATGTGCTCGTTCAACTGTTTGCGCCGCACCCCTGCCTGCACGGTGCAGTCGAAATCCAGGGGATTGACGGCCAGCACGGCATCCATGCCGGTGACGTTGACGCTGACACCGCCATGCACAGCCTGCACGTGCCCCTCGACCGAGGTGCCGGTGCCAAAAGGAATCAGGGGCACGGCCCCTTCGCGGCAGATGTCGACCACGCCCACGACCTCTTCGGTGGTCAGGGGAAAAACCACGGCGTCGGGTTCGGCCTGGTGGTGGTGGAACTCGTCGTGGCCATGTTGTTCGCGCACCGAGGCGGCGGTCGAAAGGCGGTCGCCGAGAAGCTGTTCGAGGTTGTCGAGCACCGCGGGGGATACGGCCATGGTTTGATTCCTTATCGACCGTCATCCCCGCGAAAGCCGGAACCCGGACTTGGTTGGCTTTTGTCTATACGGACGGACAGGAAAAAGACCCAAACTGGGTTCCCGCTTTCGCGGGAATGACACAAAGACACTCGGCTACCCACCATCAAACTGGTCGAAAGCGGCCAGGGCCTCGGCGCCGTAGACGGCGGCCGGGCCGCCGCCCATTTCAACGGCCACGGTGATGGCCTCGACCACTTCCTCGCGGCTGGCGCCCTTCTTGGTACTGGCCCGGGCGTGGTAGGTGATGCAGCCCTCGCAGCGGATGGCCACGGAAATGGCCAGCGCCATCAACTCCTTGGTCTTGGCATCCAAGGCACCATCAACCGACACTTTGGTCATGAGATCCCGGTAGGCGCCCATGGGCCCGGGCGCGGCCTGGAAAAGCTCGCGGCTGGCCAGGTCGATAGCCGTGGCTCGTGCGGCATAGTCTTTGCCCATATCCATATCCTTTCTGATTCCTTATCTAACCGGCTGCCAGGGAGGCTTCGGGGCACTCGAACATGGCGGCGAGGTCGTTGACGAAGCGGGTGGCGTCGGCGCCGTCGATGAAGCGGTGGTCGAAACTCAAGCTGCAGGCCACCATCGGCCCCACCTCGAAAGCACCGTCTTTGGCACGCGGCCGGTCGTTGATGCGCGAGACCCAAAGAATGGCCGTCTGCGGCGGGTTGATGATGGGCCGGGCGGAAAGCAGCGTCGTGCGTTCGAGGTTGCCGGTGTTGGAAAGCGTGAACGTGCCCTGTTGCATGTCGCGGTGTTCGAGGGCGGCATCACGGCCGCGCTGGGCCACGTCGTTGATGGCGGCGGCGGCGGCAAACAGCGACAAACGGTTGAGGCCGCGCACCACCGGCACCAGCAGCCCGGCCTCGGTGGCCACGGCGATGCTCATGTTGACGTCGCGGTGCAACAAAAGCTCGCGGCGCTCCTCGTCGATGGTGGCGTTAAAGCGCGGGTGATCGGCCAGCGCCGCCGCCACGCAGACGGCAAACAGCGCCGCATAGCTCAGTTTAACGCCACGCTTTTCGGCCTCGGGCTCGAGTTTGGCCAGCAACGCCACCAGGGCGTCGGCCGGCACCTCAAAGGTCATGGTCGAATGGACCATCGTGCGCACCGAATAGGAAAGCCGCTCGTATGCCACGGCGCGGGGGCCATTGAGAGCCTCGCGCCGGACCTCGGGTTGATCGTCGAGGGCGGCTGGCGCCGCCGCAGGGGCCGGCTGTGCCGCTGCCTCGACGTCGCGGCGCAGGATCATGCCGTCGCGGCCGCTGCCCCGCAGGCCGGCCAGGTCGATGCCACGGTCGGCGGCCAGCTTGCGGGTCGAGGGCGCCGCAATAATGGCAGATTCGACCGGCGCCACAGGCGGTGCCTCGGGCACAGATTCGATTGGGGCGGGTTTCGGCTTGGGCTTCGGTTCGGACTTGGCCTTGGACTCAGGCTTGGCCTGGGGCTCGATTGTGGCCGTGCCGCCGCCATCTTCGATGCGCATCAGCACCTGGCCCACCGGGATGGTATCGCCCGGCTGCCAGCAAAGTTCCGCCACCGCGCCGGCCCGCGGCGAGGGCAGCTCGACATCGACCTTGTCGGTGCTGATGGTGGCGACCTCGGCGCCCTCCTCGAGGGCGTCGCCGACGGCCACGGTCCACGAGATCAACAGCGCCTCGCTGATGCCCTCGCCGACATCGGGCAGGATGAAGTCGTACATCAGAATTGGAACTCCATG encodes:
- a CDS encoding GntR family transcriptional regulator — protein: MTSSQTIPQYRQVAETLRRRLRDGLYRQGCVMPPANELERQFSVSNITIRRALSILAHEGWITGRRGLGTVVNPRPEDHRVAIAVSGNFRDWLDSAGSTSLPIEQSVMEVSRAPGPTAVARTLGLAPEAPLWSMRRRRRLEGRPLSYHVNYGAPERFAGVTNETMAGNRNFVDVMRDDLGLGLERMDQTVEAAVADRDLAEILEVDFGDPLYFIENVYRVAGDAAVAVTHLFFRGDRYVYQASISLNGQ
- a CDS encoding carboxymuconolactone decarboxylase family protein, translated to MGKDYAARATAIDLASRELFQAAPGPMGAYRDLMTKVSVDGALDAKTKELMALAISVAIRCEGCITYHARASTKKGASREEVVEAITVAVEMGGGPAAVYGAEALAAFDQFDGG
- a CDS encoding CaiB/BaiF CoA-transferase family protein codes for the protein MTDPLPLAGIRVIELGHVVMGSTCGLVLADMGADVVKIEKVPDGDDTRRLGGFGVGLFHFFNRNKRSLAIDLKSEDGKAILRRAIAEADVFIENFGPGAVERLGFGYDACAALNPGLIYCSLKGFMPGPYEHRPSLDNLVQMMGGLAYMTGPRGRPLRAGASVSDIMGGSYGALGILAALYERRESGQGQNVTAALFEATAFLVGQHMATAAIAQRELPPMPEGDGPWAVYDLFETRDGAQFFVGIVSERQWAPFCRHLGLDELAGDAGLASNEGRLARRAEVLQKIQARIGSLALNEVVAACDTAGIPFAPVNRPQDLYDDPQLVEGGGLVETRLADGRTTRLPKIPVRLGEHDFGLRHEPPRVGQGSREVLGDLGLGESEIADLLARGIVAIDED
- a CDS encoding dihydrolipoamide acetyltransferase family protein — its product is MYDFILPDVGEGISEALLISWTVAVGDALEEGAEVATISTDKVDVELPSPRAGAVAELCWQPGDTIPVGQVLMRIEDGGGTATIEPQAKPESKAKSEPKPKPKPAPIESVPEAPPVAPVESAIIAAPSTRKLAADRGIDLAGLRGSGRDGMILRRDVEAAAQPAPAAAPAALDDQPEVRREALNGPRAVAYERLSYSVRTMVHSTMTFEVPADALVALLAKLEPEAEKRGVKLSYAALFAVCVAAALADHPRFNATIDEERRELLLHRDVNMSIAVATEAGLLVPVVRGLNRLSLFAAAAAINDVAQRGRDAALEHRDMQQGTFTLSNTGNLERTTLLSARPIINPPQTAILWVSRINDRPRAKDGAFEVGPMVACSLSFDHRFIDGADATRFVNDLAAMFECPEASLAAG
- a CDS encoding enoyl-CoA hydratase-related protein, which codes for MSKVLVDVEGPVRTVTLNRPERRNALDGETIDGLIAAFPPNPAQHERVAVLRGNGPSFCSGMDLTQRQDAFGETTEIETMLRAVEVFPLPVVAVVHGPAIAGGNELALHCDFVVASDEAIFGMSLAQIGLAPTWFLAKKLMEVAGPVATREILLLGDPLPARRMFDLGIIARVAPAAELAAVAQQIIDRLAANAPMSLRIMKETLVRQMAFRDATPYDDLNATVRQVSTSDDAREGVAARMERRQANFSGL
- a CDS encoding acyl-CoA dehydrogenase family protein yields the protein MDLELSDEQRLLVEQVRRFVRQEIDPLEAQMDPDAGELAEADFQRLVGLTQEMGLHNMDVPEEYGGSGLDLVTRTLLAFELAQHRAGLYAPCYGVFGGMGLAQLYDASEEQKERYLWPVLRGEKHGFFALTEPSGGSDPARAIRTRAVPDGDDWLINGQKIFISGADKGDFGLVFARTNPDKGRAGVTCFIVDSDTPGFHVRRVVHTLRSTYYGTELQFEDMRVPAANVLGEVDGGFGIANERLTENRIPYAANCVGVAQRAQDMAIEYVKIRETFGDLLATRQTIQNMIIDNELDIRTSRWLTLAAAHKAERGEPFRAEAAMAKLAATEAGSRVVDRVIQIHGGYGVTKDFPFERWYREMRIRRIGEGASEIQRLIIARDLIGGSFH
- a CDS encoding FAD-linked oxidase C-terminal domain-containing protein, which translates into the protein MAVSPAVLDNLEQLLGDRLSTAASVREQHGHDEFHHHQAEPDAVVFPLTTEEVVGVVDICREGAVPLIPFGTGTSVEGHVQAVHGGVSVNVTGMDAVLAVNPLDFDCTVQAGVRRKQLNEHIRDTGLFFPVDPGADASLGGMTATRASGTNAVRYGTMKDNVLAVKVVLPDGRVIETARRAKKTAAGLDLTHLYVGSEGILGVITEVTLKLHGIPEATSAAVVAFPSVEAAVDSVVTAIQSGIPIARCELMDAVMMAAVNAYSGFDYAAEPTLFMEFDGTKRGVEEQIEMMRAIADDQGGGEFRWTSDHEERNRLWQARHDSAYAAKALREGCELWGTDICVPLSRLTECMTETRKDLETCSLPVPMLGHVGDGNFHLIFVLDMTNEAEIKEAEEYNERMIRRALAMDGTCTGEHGIGLGKKDFLVEELGPAVDVMRQLKLALDPTNFMNPGKMIDIEGGVA
- the gcvA gene encoding transcriptional regulator GcvA codes for the protein MQRLPPLNAVRVFEAAARHESFHAAAAELNVTPSAVSHAIKSLEEFFGQMLFRRAHRQVSLSRAGAAYLPAVQEALQALSRAGAALARENSAGALTLSVSPSFAVGWLVPRLSGFQLRHPQYEVRLSAAIELIDFSVADMDAAVRTGSGHWPGLISHRLMTEEPVPVCSPALLTGPEALSRPEDLEHATLLHDLPRLGLWQSWLSAAGVAHPDPVAGPKFQTAAITVESAAGGLGVALSNRSFVAEALRLGRLAIPFDITVGSQTTHYLVYPEERAEEPRIIAFRDWLLVEARGEDAAEVVA
- a CDS encoding Glu/Leu/Phe/Val dehydrogenase dimerization domain-containing protein, with the protein product MSVFEAAEYDGHERLLFVNQPDAGLRAIIAIHNTNLGPALGGCRIWPYASEAEAIRDVLRLSKGMTYKAAMAKVKLGGGKSVIIADAPTQKTPELLHAMGRWIDTLGGRYITGEDIGTSPFDMAEIKTQTECVTCLREEDGGYGGPAPLTALGVFQSISAGAERALGSADLGGLHVAVQGVGNVGFNLCRLLFDAGAKLTVADVVTSNAQRAVDEFGADMVAPEAVYDVDAEVFAPCAGGAVLNDDTVPRLKARVIAGAANNQLDEDRHGLELARRGIVYLPDYVANGGGLISCEAEWYRLEKAEVIDKVRAIRQTCLQILDRADQRGIPAHQASDGLAEERFLGA